The following proteins come from a genomic window of Populus alba chromosome 12, ASM523922v2, whole genome shotgun sequence:
- the LOC118044633 gene encoding uncharacterized protein, with translation METPKEHIEHIRETIFSIGREKNPLAPMLDQAVKYLSAELYAKDVHFLMELIQNAEDNEYLEGVDPSLEFVITSRDITNTGAPATLLMFNNEKGFSAKNIESICSVGNSTKKGNRKRGYIGEKGIGFKSVFLITAQPYIFSNGYQIRFNENPCSHCNLGYIVPEWVHESPSLSDIKQIYGSTCMLPTTTLILPLKPDKVTAVKQQLSGIHPEVLLFLSKIKRLSVREDNEDPRLNTVSAIAITKETNFETRKNIDAESYTLHLSAEENGDEFAKGCSYYLWKQKFPVRQENRVDRRMEVEDWVITLAFPNGERLLRGMKYSPGIYAFLPTEMVSNFPFIIQADFILASSRETIQWDNIWNQGILDCVPFAFVNALVSLIKTVDDAPVSSLPPMFKFLPVYSSPFEKLEIVRESIKSKLAEEDIVPSESYTAQKFFHKPRQVCRLMPAFWNILNMAREQGVSLYNLSSHGCYVLNFSFDKPEYDHILDFLGVEPVSSEWYVKCIQGSSIVTEVSEETYLELLHFLAVNWHSLFYHTDMGSIPLIKYVGVDGGVSLCTVNESALWPGKTLCLSRLSSHISWLIDWNREFRCMANHFFMPRSTQEAIRSSSNKTEVLQWLGDPVKVTALSVNDYAVLYGNQVSSDRKLVIAYAHFLYHSFSNNYLSGREVAPLCDKMPLVDSYGYVIKARNGVLVPAPESKWVRLIGSNPWRGESYVELGEDYLRPGYFAGTSTVGKELLEFLKAFVKASDIPHIPPPNAGIPTASTPLTKQNAFLLLDWIRELKRSGISIPATFMNCIKEGSWLKITMNGFSGYKPPSESFLLGSVNRSSDWGNILQNGSVLVDIPLIDQGFYGHKINEYREELMAVGVMFEYGEACEFIGNRLMSLAASCTLTKSNVISILKFIRFLTLNLLPPDKFILRIKEGRWLKTGGGYRSPVGSVLYDQEWTIARKISDIPFIDQDYYGKDILDFKPELQLLGVVVGFSGSYQLVADYLKSPSCLSFLTMEAFLLVLDCMRHSSSAGKLVISLKNTKCLNTTWDYRYPDECFLFHPEWGCLLNVFGGFPLVNSKFYGSNIISYKKELKDLGVRVDFEDAVEVFIDTFRNLASSMTKESVFSLLSCYRKLKGTPHKFPSDLKKCIREENWLRTRLGDYKSPSNCILFSPEWKSICPITRLPLIDDSDKYYGNDIHKYQKELKSMGVIVEFKDGVKFVAAGLRFPQNPRHIARVNVLSLLECIRALLQEKDYSFPEIFLKNISQGWLKTHAGFRSPGNCCLFNSQWSSYVKPTDGPFIDEDFYGSNIKLYGKELSAIGVHLEVEKACSLLASHLDSHSEFCTIVRVYDFLRQHQWKPDGDATRKIWIPDGLENGMWVNPEECVLHDKDGLFGLQLNVLEKHYEPELLLFFSSSFKVRSNPSFDDYYKLWKAWESLRRPLTHAECCAFWKCVMTHMSSKTERTLADDLVKLPVILGSGEIVLFRKGDVFIADDLLLKDLFERFSSRPIFVWCPQPNLPSLPRTRLLDVYRKIGVRTISESVQKEELSLADGVEFSQKNPRNAMIGKELVRLILGFLADPSLDIEATKRHGAVQCLLKLKVLETMEPIAVSYSLSLSDGEILKVKNERSMIRWDKECSKFLTQKMDEAGGQKNLIEYATSFSEVIARGVLWDKEDQIKALSELIRWAFVLNFDEQAVQFLMKSNNLQTFLEDEEFLAAAFPAV, from the coding sequence GGATTGGATTCAAGAGTGTGTTTCTTATAACTGCGCAGCCTTACATATTCAGCAATGGGTACCAGATACGATTCAATGAAAACCCCTGCTCACACTGCAATCTTGGATACATAGTTCCTGAATGGGTTCATGAGAGTCCATCACTGTCTGACATCAAACAAATTTATGGTTCCACTTGTATGCTTCCGACTACTACGTTGATTTTACCTCTGAAGCCTGATAAGGTGACAGCTGTGAAGCAGCAGCTGTCAGGTATTCATCCCGAAGTCCTGCTGTTCCTTTCAAAGATAAAGCGCCTTTCTGTCAGGGAAGATAATGAGGATCCAAGGCTCAACACAGTTAGTGCAATAGCTATTACCAAAGAGACTAATTTTGAGACAAGGAAAAACATTGATGCCGAGTCCTACACGCTCCATCTGTCTGCAGAGGAGAATGGTGATGAATTTGCAAAAGGATGCAGCTACTACTTGTGGAAGCAGAAATTTCCTGTCAGGCAGGAAAACAGAGTCGACAGGAGAATGGAAGTGGAGGATTGGGTGATCACTTTGGCTTTTCCTAATGGAGAGCGCCTTCTTAGAGGAATGAAGTACTCTCCTGGAATCTATGCATTTCTTCCAACCGAGATGGTGAGCAACTTTCCCTTCATAATCCAAGCAGATTTTATTCTAGCATCATCAAGGGAAACAATACAATGGGACAACATATGGAACCAAGGAATCCTTGATTGTGTTCCCTTTGCTTTTGTCAATGCATTAGTCTCATTAATCAAAACAGTAGATGATGCTCCAGTATCTAGTTTGCCTCCAATGTTCAAGTTCTTGCCAGTCTACAGCTCCCCCTTCGAAAAGTTGGAAATAGTGAGGGAATCGATTAAATCAAAGCTGGCTGAAGAGGATATTGTTCCAAGTGAGTCATACACAGCGCAAAAGTTCTTTCATAAACCGCGCCAAGTTTGCCGATTAATGCCTGCTTTCTGGAACATACTGAACATGGCAAGGGAGCAAGGAGTGAGCTtgtacaatctttcatcccatGGTTGCTATGTCctgaatttttcttttgataaaccAGAGTATGATCACATACTGGATTTCTTGGGGGTGGAACCGGTAAGCAGTGAGTGGTATGTAAAGTGCATCCAAGGTTCTAGTATTGTAACGGAAGTCTCAGAGGAAACATACCTGGAGCTTCTTCACTTCCTTGCTGTTAATTGGCATTCCTTGTTTTACCACACAGACATGGGGAGCATTCCACTCATTAAATATGTGGGTGTTGATGGGGGCGTGTCTTTGTGCACCGTTAATGAATCTGCTCTGTGGCCTGGTAAAACTCTGTGCCTTTCACGTCTGTCATCTCATATCTCATGGTTGATTGATTGGAACAGGGAATTCCGATGCAtggcaaatcatttttttatgccAAGAAGTACACAAGAAGCTATCCGGTCATCATCTAACAAAACTGAGGTGTTACAATGGCTTGGAGATCCAGTTAAAGTTACTGCTTTAAGCGTAAATGATTATGCAGTTCTCTACGGAAATCAAGTCAGTAGTGACCGGAAGCTTGTCATTGCCTACGCTCATTTCTTATATCATTCATTCTCCAATAACTATCTATCAGGCAGGGAAGTTGCCCCTTTATGTGATAAAATGCCACTTGTTGATAGCTATGGTTATGTGATTAAAGCAAGGAATGGGGTTCTTGTCCCGGCTCCTGAAAGCAAATGGGTGCGATTGATTGGTTCTAATCCTTGGAGGGGAGAAAGCTACGTTGAGTTAGGAGAAGACTACTTGCGTCCTGGATATTTTGCTGGCACAAGCACAGTGGGAAAGGAACTCTTGGAGTTCCTTAAAGCTTTTGTTAAAGCTTCTGATATTCCTCACATACCTCCCCCGAATGCTGGAATACCTACTGCGTCAACACCACTTACCAAACAAAATGCATTTCTGCTGTTGGACTGGATTCGTGAGCTGAAACGGAGTGGAATTTCCATTCCAGCAACGTTCATGAATTGCATAAAGGAGGGTAGCTGGCTGAAAATTACTATGAATGGCTTTTCTGGTTACAAGCCACCATCAGAGTCATTCCTACTTGGTTCAGTTAACAGAAGCTCAGACTGGGGAAACATTTTGCAGAATGGATCCGTGCTTGTCGATATTCCCTTGATAGATCAAGGTTTTTATGGTCATAAAATTAACGAGTACAGAGAGGAGCTAATGGCAGTCGGAGTCATGTTCGAGTATGGAGAGGCATGTGAATTTATCGGGAATCGTCTCATGTCTTTGGCAGCTTCATGTACCTTGACTAAAAGCAATGTGATTTCCATACTGAAATTCATCAGATTTTTGACGCTAAATCTTCTTCCTCCAGATAAATTCATTCTCAGAATTAAAGAAGGAAGGTGGCTAAAGACAGGTGGGGGATACAGGTCTCCAGTTGGTTCTGTTCTATATGATCAGGAGTGGACAATTGCGAGGAAAATTAGCGACATCCCTTTTATTGATCAAGATTACTATGGCAAAGACATCCTTGATTTCAAACCAGAACTCCAGTTGCTAGGCGTCGTAGTTGGCTTCAGCGGAAGTTATCAATTGGTTGCCGATTACTTAAAATCGCCTTCATGCTTATCTTTTCTGACAATGGAGGCGTTTCTTCTGGTTTTGGATTGCATGCGTCATTCTAGTTCTGCTGGCAAGCTAGTTATCTCACTGAAAAACACAAAATGCTTAAACACAACCTGGGATTACAGATATCCTGATGAATGTTTCTTGTTTCATCCTGAATGGGGTTGCCTTCTAAATGTTTTTGGTGGTTTTCCATTGGTTAATAGTAAATTCTATGGAAGCAACATCATCTCTTACAAAAAGGAGTTGAAAGACCTGGGAGTAAGAGTAGACTTCGAGGATGCTGTCGAAGTGTTTATCGATACTTTCAGGAATCTGGCATCTTCCATGACAAAGGAAAGTGTATTTTCACTCTTATCATGCTACAGAAAGCTGAAGGGAACTCCACACAAATTTCCTTCAGACCTTAAGAAGTGCATCCGTGAGGAAAATTGGCTGCGGACCCGACTCGGTGATTATAAATCTCCAAGCAACTGTATCCTGTTTAGTCCTGAGTGGAAGTCAATTTGTCCAATTACTCGCCTTCCCTTAATTGATGACAGTGACAAATATTATGGGAATGACATTCATAAATATCAGAAAGAGCTGAAGAGTATGGGGGTCATTGTTGAATTTAAAGATGGTGTGAAGTTTGTGGCTGCTGGTCTTCGTTTTCCCCAAAATCCACGCCACATAGCTCGTGTGAATGTGCTTTCATTGCTGGAATGCATCCGTGCTTTATTGCAAGAAAAGGACTACTCCTTTCCTGAAATATTTCTGAAAAATATTTCTCAGGGATGGTTAAAGACCCATGCTGGTTTCAGGTCTCCGGGCAACTGCTGTTTGTTCAATTCCCAGTGGAGTTCATACGTGAAGCCTACTGATGGACCATTCATTGATGAAGACTTTTATGGTTCTAACATCAAGTTGTATGGAAAAGAGCTCAGTGCAATAGGAGTTCATTTAGAGGTAGAAAAGGCGTGTTCATTGCTTGCCAGTCATCTTGATTCCCATTCTGAGTTTTGCACTATAGTTCGAGTATATGATTTCCTGAGACAACATCAGTGGAAGCCAGATGGTGATGCAACCAGAAAGATTTGGATTCCAGATGGACTTGAGAATGGAATGTGGGTTAACCCAGAAGAATGTGTTCTGCATGACAAAGATGGTCTCTTTGGTCTACAGCTGAATGTATTGGAGAAACATTATGAACCAGAattacttcttttcttttccagttCATTCAAGGTTAGATCCAATCCTTCATTTGATGATTACTATAAGCTTTGGAAGGCTTGGGAAAGTTTACGACGCCCATTGACACATGCTGAGTGCTGTGCATTTTGGAAGTGTGTTATGACGCATATGAGCTCAAAGACAGAGAGAACTCTCGCCGATGACTTGGTAAAGCTACCTGTTATTCTGGGCTCTGGTGAAATAGTGTTGTTCAGGAAGGGTGATGTTTTTATTGCTGATGACCTTCTACTGAAGGACCTTTTCGAAAGGTTTTCATCACGCCCAATATTTGTCTGGTGTCCCCAGCCAAACTTGCCTTCTTTACCTCGAACTAGGTTGCTTGATGTATACAGGAAAATTGGGGTTCGCACAATATCCGAGTCAGTGCAAAAGGAGGAATTATCATTGGCAGATGGTGTGGAATTTAGTCAGAAGAATCCGAGGAATGCCATGATTGGAAAAGAGCTGGTGAGACTGATTCTTGGCTTTCTAGCAGATCCTTCTCTTGATATTGAAGCAACAAAAAGGCATGGAGCTGTCCAGTGCCTCTTGAAGCTGAAGGTCCTGGAAACTATGGAGCCAATTGCTGTAAGCTATAGTTTATCGCTTTCTGATGGGGAAATTCTGAAGGTGAAGAACGAACGCAGTATGATTCGCTGGGATAAGGAGTGTTCAAAGTTTCTCACACAGAAGATGGATGAAGCTGGTGGCCAGAAAAATCTTATTGAATATGCAACCTCTTTTTCTGAAGTAATAGCTCGGGGGGTGCTATGGGATAAAGAAGATCAAATAAAAGCACTCTCCGAGCTGATCAGGTGGGCTTTCGTGCTGAATTTTGATGAACAAGCTGTTCAGTTCTTGATGAAATCCAATAATCTTCAAACTTTTCTGGAGGATGAGGAGTTCCTTGCTGCTGCCTTCCCTGCTGTTTAG